One stretch of Spirochaetota bacterium DNA includes these proteins:
- the secD gene encoding protein translocase subunit SecD — protein sequence MTRGMVYKLIFILLIIAFSIVLILPTVGENTMRILMSGDATAEQIGAVKKKFPPESYVLTQKENTITVTGRNLNDAVMNDVRTFPGVRNAVIRKHWAEDAVLAKKVNLGLDLQGGMHLVLQADFAKIESKSVDKKKLTEKEKTEMTQQALELIRNRIDKFGVAEPSIRPRGNEAIEIQLPGVKDPRAVKKAIGTTGQVEYRLVDDAYTAKAGEWLRQNYKEKALPEDVEQQDKLLADITAGIQLPRDLEVLYNWERVKDSKKIIPQYPVVLKKEVAIAGTDINKAWIGNDEYGGLAVHFTTTAEGATKFADVTSKKNWGKKLAIVIDDKVRSAPRLNVQITSGSAMINGNFTYEEVNTLTRIIKEGALPVDLNIIEERTVGPSLGQDSIEAGVKAAILGFTGILIFMMLYYRLAGIIAGAGLVLNAIFQMALLSWLGFTLTLPGIAGIILTAGMAVDANVLIYERMKEELANGKSVRMAVSLGFDRAFWAIFDGNLTTLISAFVLAQFGTGPIKGFAVTLTIGLIVSMFVSLYITRFVYELISLNKKIKRLSI from the coding sequence ATGACCAGGGGAATGGTATATAAACTGATATTTATCCTGCTGATAATCGCTTTTTCGATCGTGCTGATTTTGCCGACGGTGGGCGAGAACACGATGCGGATATTGATGAGCGGCGACGCCACGGCTGAACAGATCGGGGCGGTCAAAAAGAAGTTTCCGCCGGAATCCTATGTTCTCACCCAAAAAGAGAATACCATTACGGTAACGGGCAGGAACCTCAACGACGCGGTCATGAACGACGTGAGGACCTTCCCGGGCGTCAGGAACGCCGTGATCCGGAAACACTGGGCCGAAGACGCGGTCCTGGCGAAAAAGGTGAATCTTGGTCTTGACCTCCAGGGCGGGATGCACCTGGTGCTCCAGGCCGATTTCGCGAAGATCGAAAGCAAGTCCGTCGACAAAAAGAAGCTTACCGAAAAAGAAAAAACCGAAATGACCCAGCAGGCCCTCGAGCTGATCCGGAACCGGATCGACAAGTTCGGCGTTGCCGAGCCATCGATTCGGCCGCGCGGCAATGAAGCGATCGAAATACAGCTTCCGGGTGTCAAGGACCCCCGTGCCGTCAAGAAGGCGATCGGAACCACGGGCCAGGTGGAGTACCGCCTGGTGGATGACGCCTATACGGCGAAGGCCGGGGAATGGCTCCGGCAGAATTACAAGGAGAAGGCGCTGCCTGAAGATGTCGAGCAGCAGGACAAGCTCCTGGCCGATATAACGGCGGGGATACAGCTTCCCAGGGATCTCGAGGTGCTGTACAACTGGGAACGCGTGAAGGACTCCAAAAAAATAATCCCCCAATACCCGGTTGTTTTGAAGAAAGAAGTGGCAATTGCCGGTACGGACATCAACAAGGCCTGGATCGGCAATGATGAATACGGCGGCCTCGCGGTCCATTTCACGACCACCGCCGAGGGCGCCACCAAGTTCGCCGACGTCACTTCGAAGAAGAACTGGGGCAAGAAGCTCGCCATCGTCATTGACGACAAGGTGCGGAGCGCGCCGCGGTTGAACGTGCAGATCACCAGCGGATCGGCCATGATCAACGGGAATTTCACCTACGAGGAAGTCAACACGCTGACCCGCATCATAAAAGAAGGGGCGCTGCCCGTCGACCTGAACATCATCGAGGAGCGCACCGTCGGTCCTTCCCTGGGGCAGGACTCCATCGAGGCCGGCGTCAAGGCGGCGATCCTCGGTTTTACCGGCATCCTGATCTTCATGATGCTGTATTATCGGTTGGCCGGTATAATCGCGGGCGCCGGCCTTGTGCTGAACGCCATATTCCAGATGGCTCTGCTCTCATGGCTCGGGTTCACCCTGACGCTGCCCGGCATTGCCGGTATCATCCTCACCGCCGGTATGGCGGTTGACGCGAACGTCCTCATCTATGAGCGCATGAAGGAGGAGCTGGCGAACGGGAAATCGGTGCGCATGGCCGTGAGCCTCGGTTTCGACCGGGCCTTCTGGGCCATCTTCGACGGTAACCTGACAACGCTCATTTCGGCCTTCGTGCTGGCGCAGTTCGGCACCGGCCCCATCAAGGGCTTCGCGGTTACCCTGACCATCGGTCTGATCGTCAGCATGTTCGTATCCCTGTATATCACGCGATTCGTTTACGAGCTGATATCATTGAACAAAAAAATCAAGCGGCTCAGCATTTAA
- a CDS encoding OmpH family outer membrane protein produces MRYAAVMVAAAVAVFSSCSYFKKKGDIGPPPVVRYMSLKAVYSYALGKNRDALYVKKKLDQKLARMKEIERDLNEPSGDHVAILDEYRALAADLAALRGKSRYYKGILLTQIDRAVKNVAKKKEIDFIINIGDELIYARKEYDVTEDVILEITRLDERRAPEAR; encoded by the coding sequence ATGCGTTACGCCGCGGTCATGGTCGCCGCCGCGGTAGCGGTCTTTTCTTCCTGCTCATACTTCAAGAAGAAGGGCGACATCGGTCCGCCCCCGGTCGTGCGCTACATGAGCCTGAAGGCGGTCTATTCCTACGCCCTCGGCAAAAACCGTGACGCCCTGTACGTGAAGAAAAAACTGGACCAGAAGCTGGCCCGGATGAAGGAGATCGAGCGCGACCTGAATGAGCCCTCCGGCGACCATGTCGCCATCCTGGATGAATACCGGGCCCTCGCGGCTGACCTTGCAGCGCTCAGGGGGAAAAGCAGGTATTACAAGGGGATACTCCTGACCCAGATCGACCGGGCCGTGAAGAACGTCGCGAAAAAAAAAGAGATAGATTTTATCATCAATATAGGCGATGAGCTGATCTATGCCAGAAAAGAATACGATGTCACGGAGGATGTCATCCTTGAAATCACGAGACTCGATGAGCGCAGGGCTCCGGAAGCGCGGTAA
- the yajC gene encoding preprotein translocase subunit YajC produces the protein MQSALGNYSFIILMVATIAIFYFLLIRPQKKKEKERMEMITALKKGDRVITAGGMYGIIDSFKEGDIVVLKISGNTKVEFLKSAIQNKIP, from the coding sequence ATGCAATCGGCGTTGGGCAATTACAGCTTCATCATTCTCATGGTGGCGACCATCGCCATCTTTTATTTTCTCCTGATCCGTCCGCAGAAAAAAAAGGAAAAGGAGCGGATGGAAATGATTACCGCCCTCAAGAAAGGGGACAGGGTTATCACGGCCGGAGGGATGTATGGAATCATTGACAGCTTCAAGGAAGGAGATATCGTGGTGCTTAAGATATCCGGCAATACCAAGGTCGAATTCCTGAAGAGCGCCATACAGAACAAAATTCCATAA
- the bamA gene encoding outer membrane protein assembly factor BamA codes for MRKISPIILSLFVLLATFQALYSQPSKYEGKMVKKILFQGLKNANEDDLLYIMKTTVGYPLKALEIREDIKKIFKKGNFESIVVEVEEYMDGVRLRFVCKERPVVKEIRFKGIDKVSESDLTTAIPIKEGSTIRKDYLEKSVAAIKKKYEDEGLFNSVVRYEVKPARGGDDSSVVVKFIIDEGEEIKVRKLTVLGPKALNMKELLAVMETSEKSLFKDGDFKRDVWEQDKAKLLAYYRQYGYLDAQILEESVEYEWVNPEKKDTRGIFITLKIGEGDIYYFDRYTVQIQGKPGETVFTSKELMKDFEQTRSGAVFNDTTFQMDRQTISFKYASRGYIFARVVPNRTVTEREVVVKGKKVKRKFVAVDFSIEEGSQAYVDMIIIKGNKKTKDKVIRRELIIREGDLFDSRKLQLSREKVYNLGFFKQVNIDVRPGSREGYMNLIVDVEEQPTGTISLGGGYGTTSGFSIFADVAENNLLGNGQRVGVRFEYGPERTSITLSFAERWLFNQPIGLNTSIFYNLYNVKSTQTVFTSIDNEASYKREAVGYALGLSYRFLNHYTIGTSWAHALTRVKDPTGNSSEEVFYSQRLGFQEKRSITVFLAHDSRDNYLNPTKGFNIDLSANFTGGNVLGGSDHYIKINPEIYFYFSPFHIPFLKSHPCVFELRASGSFIVRPMGWGQVDRRQPRHSNFYYMSNGTVDLRDTWLETEDRLSIGGPETLRGWDYYDKRFPESWQNVGLFHRILYGAEFRVPIHPQMLWFAVFFDAGSLWSDPFWEQQLSVDNQKIVYQDLYTKELHHIQNFGKINLLSYFRYSYGFGFRVQIPMMPLRFWFGRKLIYSGGSFKSVGGLTFQFAIGDMRF; via the coding sequence TTGAAGAACGCCAACGAAGACGACCTGCTCTATATCATGAAGACCACGGTCGGGTACCCGCTGAAGGCCCTGGAAATCCGCGAGGACATCAAGAAGATATTCAAGAAAGGCAATTTTGAAAGCATTGTCGTAGAGGTCGAGGAATACATGGACGGCGTCCGCCTCAGGTTCGTCTGCAAGGAGCGCCCGGTCGTCAAGGAGATACGGTTCAAGGGGATCGACAAGGTGTCCGAGTCCGACCTGACAACGGCCATCCCTATCAAGGAGGGATCGACCATACGGAAGGATTACCTCGAGAAGAGCGTCGCGGCCATCAAGAAGAAATACGAGGACGAGGGGCTCTTCAATTCCGTCGTACGCTACGAGGTCAAGCCGGCGCGCGGCGGCGACGACAGCAGCGTCGTGGTCAAGTTCATCATCGACGAGGGGGAAGAGATTAAGGTCAGGAAGCTGACTGTCCTCGGTCCCAAGGCCCTGAACATGAAAGAGCTTCTCGCGGTCATGGAAACATCGGAAAAGAGCCTCTTCAAGGACGGCGATTTCAAGCGGGACGTGTGGGAGCAGGACAAGGCCAAACTCCTGGCCTATTACCGCCAGTACGGCTATCTCGACGCCCAGATACTCGAGGAGAGCGTCGAGTACGAGTGGGTGAACCCCGAGAAGAAGGACACGCGGGGCATCTTTATCACCCTCAAGATCGGCGAGGGCGACATCTATTATTTTGACAGGTACACGGTGCAGATCCAGGGCAAGCCGGGAGAGACGGTCTTTACGTCCAAGGAGCTCATGAAGGATTTCGAGCAGACCAGGAGCGGCGCCGTGTTCAACGACACCACGTTCCAGATGGACCGGCAGACCATCAGCTTCAAGTATGCGTCCCGGGGATACATCTTCGCCCGGGTGGTCCCGAACCGGACCGTGACGGAGCGCGAAGTGGTCGTGAAGGGCAAAAAGGTCAAGCGCAAGTTCGTGGCCGTCGACTTCTCCATCGAGGAGGGGAGCCAGGCCTACGTTGACATGATCATCATCAAGGGGAATAAGAAGACCAAGGACAAGGTCATCCGGCGCGAGCTGATCATCAGGGAGGGCGACCTCTTCGATTCGCGGAAGCTGCAGCTGTCGCGCGAAAAGGTCTATAACCTGGGGTTCTTCAAGCAGGTCAATATCGACGTGCGGCCGGGGAGCCGCGAGGGATACATGAACCTGATAGTCGATGTGGAGGAGCAGCCCACCGGGACCATTTCCCTGGGAGGCGGGTACGGCACGACATCGGGGTTCTCCATCTTCGCGGACGTGGCTGAAAACAACCTCCTGGGCAACGGCCAGCGGGTGGGTGTGAGGTTCGAGTACGGGCCCGAGCGCACCTCCATAACCCTCTCCTTCGCGGAACGGTGGCTCTTCAACCAGCCCATCGGCCTGAACACATCCATTTTCTACAACCTCTATAACGTGAAGTCGACCCAGACGGTGTTCACCAGCATCGACAACGAGGCGAGCTACAAGCGCGAAGCCGTCGGCTACGCCCTGGGCTTGAGCTACCGGTTCCTGAATCATTACACGATCGGCACCAGCTGGGCCCACGCGTTAACCAGGGTCAAGGACCCGACCGGCAACAGCTCGGAAGAGGTCTTCTATTCGCAGAGGCTGGGATTCCAGGAGAAGAGGAGCATCACCGTCTTCCTGGCCCATGACTCGCGGGATAATTATTTGAATCCGACGAAGGGGTTCAACATCGACCTCTCGGCGAACTTCACCGGCGGCAACGTCCTCGGCGGCTCTGACCACTACATAAAGATTAACCCCGAGATATATTTCTATTTTTCGCCGTTCCATATCCCCTTCCTGAAGAGCCATCCCTGCGTCTTCGAGCTCAGGGCAAGCGGCTCCTTTATCGTGAGACCCATGGGCTGGGGCCAGGTCGACAGAAGACAGCCGAGGCACTCGAATTTCTATTATATGAGCAATGGAACGGTCGATCTCCGCGACACGTGGCTTGAAACCGAGGACCGCCTTAGCATCGGCGGGCCCGAAACGCTGCGCGGCTGGGACTACTATGACAAGAGATTTCCGGAATCGTGGCAGAATGTGGGCCTCTTCCACCGCATCCTCTACGGCGCCGAGTTCCGCGTTCCCATTCACCCGCAGATGCTCTGGTTCGCCGTCTTTTTCGACGCCGGGTCCCTCTGGTCCGATCCCTTCTGGGAGCAGCAGCTGTCGGTGGATAACCAGAAGATCGTGTACCAGGACCTCTATACGAAAGAACTGCACCATATCCAGAATTTCGGGAAAATCAATCTCCTGAGCTATTTCAGGTATTCCTACGGCTTCGGGTTCAGGGTCCAGATACCGATGATGCCGCTGCGTTTCTGGTTCGGCAGGAAGCTTATTTACAGCGGCGGGAGCTTCAAGAGCGTCGGCGGCCTTACCTTCCAGTTCGCCATAGGCGACATGAGGTTCTGA
- a CDS encoding L,D-transpeptidase: MKSRDSMSAGLRKRGNAGGPGLRLMGGMLLPVFAMLSIVAAPACAGKEDLVRKAFSTFKGGYVIFVSKKNFRLEVYDRRMAVVAAYTVGYGSNPDMKRKVYEGDNRTPEGVYAVNEILSMDADPKSPSYRVLRDMNKKYFRAKEGHPRFGEPDVDLGDNAYGPRYYGIDYPNREDRKRYRAALHKGAVPAVKGKRAGIGYGIAIHGNNDENAIGHLSSNGCVRMFNRDAVELEQYIQLGTPVIILAE, encoded by the coding sequence TTGAAATCACGAGACTCGATGAGCGCAGGGCTCCGGAAGCGCGGTAATGCGGGCGGTCCGGGCCTTCGATTGATGGGCGGTATGCTGCTGCCGGTCTTCGCGATGCTGTCAATCGTGGCGGCGCCCGCCTGCGCCGGCAAGGAAGATCTTGTCAGAAAGGCCTTTTCCACCTTTAAGGGCGGTTACGTCATATTCGTGAGCAAAAAGAACTTCAGGCTGGAAGTGTACGACAGGCGCATGGCGGTCGTCGCCGCCTATACCGTCGGTTACGGCTCCAATCCCGACATGAAGCGGAAAGTCTATGAGGGCGACAACAGGACTCCGGAGGGAGTCTACGCGGTAAACGAGATTTTGAGCATGGACGCGGACCCGAAATCGCCGTCCTACCGCGTGCTGCGGGACATGAATAAAAAGTACTTCCGCGCAAAGGAAGGGCACCCCAGGTTCGGGGAGCCGGATGTCGACCTGGGAGACAACGCCTATGGTCCCCGCTATTACGGCATAGATTATCCCAACAGGGAGGACCGCAAGCGGTACCGCGCGGCCCTGCACAAAGGCGCCGTACCGGCCGTCAAGGGTAAAAGGGCGGGGATCGGGTACGGCATCGCCATACACGGCAATAACGATGAGAACGCCATCGGGCACCTGTCGTCGAACGGCTGCGTCAGGATGTTCAACCGGGACGCGGTGGAGCTGGAGCAGTATATCCAATTGGGAACGCCGGTCATTATTCTGGCGGAATAA